A region of Haloplanus sp. XH21 DNA encodes the following proteins:
- the gltB gene encoding glutamate synthase large subunit, giving the protein MTKPRRDAHADERGLADPSDERSNCGVGVVLDLDGGDSHETVADGVDLLINLEHRGTTGAEEATGDGAGIMIQRPDEFFEGVVDTDLPETYAVGSVFMPQDGAARQGLMTIFERTLAEHDLEVFHWRDVPTDNSDLGQTALDSEPDVYQPFVRPATDMDDDAFDRALYVARRAVENTVEDLDSAGAGRFYICSLDRKTLVYKGLLKATQLPNYYPDLVDERVKSTLVLVHARFSTNTLGAWHLAHPYRNIIHNGEFNTIRGNINWMRARETDLEHPDFGDDLDTLKPIINDPNQSDTASVDNALELLVQGGRTLPHALRMLIPEAFRKDDEMSQERKDFYDYHASLVEPWDGPALVVGTDGEQIAAALDRNGLRPCRYDVTEDNRLIMASEAGALDIDPADIEERHRLQPGQLLVADPEEGRVIPDDEVFDDLTDEKYGEWVEEEQRHLDDSVATDYEPRDGVESLRAQQVAFGYTHDQLDHLIEPMAKDGKDPVGSMGDDTPLSVLSDFNRPLFTYFKQLFAQVSNPPIDYIREELVTSLESRLGPQRNLLDESSEHARQLVVDSPVLTDAQTADIKALDGEFSSAVVDMTYEEDGDLRTAVERLRRDARAAIEDGADIVVLSDRNAGPDRIPIPSLLATGGVHHALVRNGLRNHAGLVIESGDPREVHHLATLVGYGADAVNPYLAYQSITDIVAGPDGADEEAAIAHYTKALEDGLLKTMAKMGISTVESYQGAQIFEAVGLSSDFVAEYFEGTEIRTEGIGVEQLEEDLLTRHDVAYEDDPDLERQGEYEHRSNGIHHQWNPETVGTLQQAVRSGNYEKYTEFAEMINDQQENLQTLRGLLEFDSDRDPVPLDEVQPVHEIVERFSTAAMSLGSLSPEAHETNSIAMNRIGGKSNTGEGGEPPERFGTEKECNIKQVASGRFGVTSNYLSSAEEIQIKMAQGSKPGEGGHLPGKKVNEMIAHVRYSTPGVGLISPPPLHDIYSIEDLKQLIHDLKTANPEADINVKLVAEAGIGTIAAGVAKANADVVHISGHSGGTGASPKTSIKNAGLPWELGLAEANQMLRATGLRDRIRVSADGGMMTGRDIAVAALLGAEEYVFGTASLITSGCVMARICHTNNCPTGVATQDGDLRERFSGQPDHVINYMAFLAEELREIMADLGFRTVEEMIGRPDILEQVDTDHPKAKHLDLSAIIADPEGGERHKVRDQKHEDVMTHIDRDLIGAASDAIEEGEPIHLRRDIENGDRAVGAMLSNRISQRYGESGLPEDTISCTFDGIAGQSFGAFLADGVTMELVGAANDYVGKGLSGGKVIVRTPETAAYEPEENILVGNVCLYGATQGELYVNGLAGERFAVRNSGVKAVVEGVGDHGCEYMTGGVVAVLGETGRNFAAGMSGGVAYVYDPDGDFEQRANTGMVTIHHDLAESDEAMLRRLLENHVEYTDSDRAAALLDDWGAEVHKFTKVMPDAYAEVIAEDGREDVRTDLPEPASAVSGGEVDAGTVQTGDD; this is encoded by the coding sequence ATGACCAAGCCGCGGAGAGACGCCCACGCCGATGAGCGGGGGCTGGCGGACCCCAGCGACGAACGATCGAACTGTGGTGTAGGTGTCGTCCTCGACCTCGACGGCGGCGACTCTCACGAGACGGTCGCCGACGGCGTCGACCTTCTCATCAACCTCGAACACCGTGGAACCACCGGCGCCGAGGAGGCGACTGGCGACGGAGCGGGGATCATGATTCAGCGCCCCGACGAGTTCTTCGAAGGCGTCGTCGACACCGACTTGCCCGAGACCTACGCCGTCGGCTCTGTGTTCATGCCCCAGGACGGCGCCGCACGCCAGGGCCTCATGACCATCTTCGAGCGGACGCTCGCCGAACACGACCTGGAAGTCTTCCACTGGCGGGACGTCCCCACCGACAACAGCGACCTCGGTCAGACGGCGCTGGACTCCGAACCCGACGTGTATCAGCCCTTCGTGCGCCCCGCCACGGACATGGACGACGACGCGTTCGACCGCGCGCTCTACGTCGCCCGCCGTGCGGTCGAAAACACCGTCGAGGACCTCGATTCGGCCGGCGCCGGACGTTTCTACATCTGCTCGCTCGACCGCAAGACGCTCGTCTACAAGGGCCTGCTCAAGGCCACGCAGCTACCGAACTACTATCCCGACCTCGTCGACGAACGCGTCAAGTCGACGCTCGTGCTGGTTCACGCGCGCTTCTCGACCAACACGCTCGGCGCGTGGCATCTCGCCCACCCCTACCGCAACATCATCCACAACGGCGAGTTCAACACCATCCGCGGCAACATCAACTGGATGCGGGCCCGCGAGACGGACCTGGAACACCCCGACTTCGGCGACGACCTGGACACGCTGAAGCCGATCATCAACGACCCCAACCAGAGCGACACCGCCTCCGTCGACAACGCGCTCGAACTCCTCGTTCAGGGTGGCCGGACGCTCCCCCACGCGCTCCGGATGCTCATTCCCGAGGCCTTCCGCAAGGACGACGAGATGAGTCAGGAGCGCAAGGACTTCTACGATTACCACGCCAGTCTCGTCGAACCGTGGGACGGCCCCGCGCTCGTGGTCGGCACCGACGGCGAGCAGATCGCCGCCGCGCTCGACCGCAACGGGCTCCGCCCCTGCCGGTACGACGTGACCGAGGACAACCGCCTCATCATGGCCAGCGAGGCCGGCGCGCTCGATATCGATCCCGCGGACATCGAGGAGCGCCACCGGCTCCAGCCCGGTCAGTTGCTCGTCGCCGACCCCGAGGAGGGACGCGTCATCCCGGACGACGAAGTGTTCGACGACCTCACCGACGAGAAGTACGGCGAGTGGGTCGAGGAGGAGCAGCGCCATCTCGACGACTCCGTCGCGACCGACTACGAACCCCGCGACGGCGTCGAGTCGCTCCGCGCCCAGCAGGTCGCCTTCGGCTACACGCACGACCAGCTCGACCACCTCATCGAACCGATGGCCAAGGACGGCAAGGATCCCGTCGGCTCGATGGGCGACGACACGCCGCTGTCGGTGCTCTCCGATTTCAACCGGCCGCTGTTCACCTACTTCAAGCAGCTGTTCGCCCAGGTGTCGAACCCGCCGATCGACTACATCCGCGAGGAACTCGTCACGAGCCTGGAGTCACGGCTCGGCCCCCAGCGCAACCTCCTCGACGAGTCGTCGGAACACGCCCGCCAACTCGTCGTCGACTCGCCGGTGCTGACCGACGCCCAGACGGCCGACATCAAGGCCCTCGACGGCGAGTTCAGTTCCGCCGTCGTCGACATGACCTACGAGGAGGATGGCGACCTGCGCACGGCCGTCGAACGACTGCGACGCGACGCCCGCGCGGCCATCGAGGATGGCGCCGACATCGTCGTGCTCTCGGACCGCAACGCGGGACCGGATCGGATTCCGATCCCCAGCCTGCTCGCGACCGGCGGCGTCCACCACGCGCTCGTCCGTAACGGCCTCCGCAACCACGCCGGTCTCGTGATCGAGTCCGGCGACCCCCGCGAGGTCCACCACCTCGCGACGCTGGTCGGCTACGGCGCCGACGCCGTCAACCCCTACCTCGCCTACCAGAGCATCACGGACATCGTCGCCGGGCCCGACGGCGCCGACGAGGAGGCGGCCATCGCCCACTACACGAAGGCGCTCGAAGACGGCCTGCTGAAGACGATGGCGAAGATGGGCATCTCCACCGTCGAGAGCTACCAGGGCGCCCAGATCTTCGAGGCCGTCGGCCTCTCCTCCGATTTCGTCGCCGAATACTTCGAGGGGACGGAAATCCGGACCGAGGGCATCGGCGTCGAGCAACTCGAAGAGGACCTGCTCACGCGCCACGATGTCGCCTACGAGGACGACCCCGACCTGGAGCGCCAGGGCGAGTACGAACACCGCTCCAACGGCATCCACCACCAGTGGAACCCCGAGACGGTCGGGACGCTCCAGCAGGCGGTCCGCTCCGGGAACTACGAGAAATACACCGAGTTCGCGGAGATGATCAACGACCAGCAGGAGAACCTGCAGACGCTCCGTGGCCTGCTCGAGTTCGACAGTGACCGCGATCCCGTTCCGCTCGACGAGGTCCAGCCGGTCCACGAGATCGTCGAGCGCTTCTCGACGGCCGCCATGTCCCTCGGGTCGCTGTCGCCAGAGGCCCACGAGACCAACTCCATCGCGATGAACCGCATCGGCGGCAAGTCCAACACGGGCGAGGGCGGCGAACCGCCCGAGCGGTTCGGCACCGAGAAGGAGTGCAACATCAAGCAGGTCGCCTCCGGCCGGTTCGGCGTCACGTCGAACTACCTCTCCTCCGCCGAGGAGATTCAGATCAAGATGGCCCAGGGCTCCAAGCCCGGCGAGGGTGGCCACCTCCCCGGAAAGAAGGTCAACGAGATGATCGCTCACGTCCGGTACTCCACGCCCGGCGTCGGCCTCATCTCGCCGCCTCCGCTCCACGACATCTACTCCATCGAGGATCTGAAACAGCTGATCCACGATCTGAAGACGGCCAACCCCGAGGCCGACATCAACGTGAAACTCGTCGCCGAGGCGGGCATCGGCACCATCGCCGCCGGCGTCGCCAAGGCCAACGCCGACGTGGTCCACATCTCGGGCCACTCCGGCGGCACCGGCGCGTCGCCGAAGACGTCCATCAAGAACGCCGGCCTCCCGTGGGAACTCGGCCTCGCCGAGGCCAACCAGATGCTCCGCGCGACGGGCCTGCGTGACCGCATCCGCGTCTCCGCCGACGGCGGGATGATGACGGGCCGCGACATCGCCGTCGCCGCCCTGCTGGGCGCCGAGGAGTACGTCTTCGGGACGGCCAGCCTCATCACCTCCGGCTGTGTGATGGCGCGCATCTGTCACACCAACAACTGCCCGACGGGCGTCGCCACGCAGGACGGCGACCTCCGCGAGCGGTTCTCCGGTCAGCCCGATCACGTCATCAACTACATGGCCTTCCTCGCCGAGGAACTGCGCGAGATTATGGCCGACCTCGGCTTCCGCACGGTCGAGGAGATGATCGGACGGCCCGACATCCTCGAACAGGTCGACACCGACCATCCGAAGGCCAAACACCTCGACCTGTCGGCCATCATCGCCGACCCCGAGGGTGGCGAGCGCCACAAGGTCCGCGACCAGAAACACGAGGACGTCATGACCCACATCGACCGCGACCTGATCGGGGCGGCGTCCGACGCCATCGAGGAGGGCGAACCCATCCACCTCCGTCGTGACATCGAAAACGGTGACCGCGCGGTGGGCGCGATGCTCTCGAACCGCATCTCGCAGCGCTACGGCGAGAGCGGGCTTCCGGAGGACACCATCTCCTGCACCTTCGACGGCATCGCCGGCCAGAGTTTCGGTGCCTTCCTCGCGGACGGCGTGACGATGGAACTCGTCGGCGCCGCCAACGACTACGTGGGCAAGGGGCTCTCCGGCGGCAAGGTCATCGTCCGAACGCCCGAGACGGCCGCCTACGAACCCGAAGAGAACATCCTCGTCGGCAACGTCTGTCTCTACGGCGCCACGCAGGGCGAACTCTACGTCAACGGCTTGGCCGGCGAGCGCTTCGCCGTCCGCAACAGTGGCGTGAAAGCCGTCGTCGAGGGCGTCGGCGACCACGGCTGCGAGTACATGACCGGCGGCGTCGTCGCCGTGCTCGGCGAGACGGGGCGGAACTTCGCGGCCGGGATGTCCGGCGGCGTCGCCTACGTCTACGACCCCGACGGCGACTTCGAGCAACGCGCCAACACCGGCATGGTGACTATCCACCACGACCTGGCGGAGTCCGACGAGGCGATGCTCCGCCGCCTCCTCGAGAACCACGTCGAATACACGGACAGCGACCGCGCGGCGGCGCTGCTCGACGACTGGGGCGCCGAAGTCCACAAGTTCACGAAAGTGATGCCCGACGCCTACGCCGAGGTCATCGCCGAGGACGGGCGAGAAGACGTGCGGACCGACCTCCCCGAACCCGCGTCGGCCGTCAGCGGCGGCGAGGTCGACGCCGGCACGGTCCAGACCGGCGACGACTGA
- a CDS encoding endonuclease V: MTPVRPEFVPDPSQSRAEMEALQREVADAAEFTDDFGFDPAAVSLSSETTLGGDRPLVAGVDQAFLDGRAVSAIVCLRGGEVVERTHAVTDLSIPYIPGLLSFREGGPILAAFESLESTPDLVVFDGSGRIHYRQAGLATHLGVVLDVPSIGVAKNLLCGRVEDAVDERPEGWQAPVVADDDVTAPNGTVIGYAYQSRQYDSNPVINPLYVSPGHRVSAETTVDLVERLCDGYKLPEPTRLADGYADDCKTDLT, encoded by the coding sequence GTGACGCCCGTCCGCCCCGAGTTCGTCCCCGACCCTTCACAGTCTCGTGCGGAGATGGAGGCGCTCCAGCGCGAGGTGGCTGACGCCGCCGAATTCACCGACGATTTCGGGTTCGACCCGGCCGCCGTCTCGCTCTCCTCTGAGACGACGCTCGGCGGTGACCGCCCCCTCGTCGCCGGCGTGGATCAGGCCTTCCTCGACGGCCGCGCGGTCAGCGCTATCGTCTGCCTGCGCGGCGGCGAAGTCGTCGAACGCACGCACGCGGTGACTGATCTCTCGATTCCATACATCCCCGGTCTGCTCTCCTTCCGGGAGGGTGGTCCCATCCTCGCGGCGTTCGAGTCGCTGGAGTCGACGCCGGATCTCGTCGTCTTCGACGGGAGCGGCCGAATCCACTACCGACAGGCAGGCCTCGCCACCCATCTCGGCGTCGTCCTCGACGTGCCGAGCATCGGCGTCGCCAAGAACCTCCTCTGTGGCCGCGTCGAGGACGCGGTGGACGAACGCCCCGAGGGCTGGCAGGCACCCGTGGTCGCCGACGACGACGTGACCGCGCCGAACGGCACCGTCATCGGCTACGCCTACCAGTCGCGACAGTACGACTCGAACCCCGTCATCAACCCGCTCTACGTCAGCCCGGGACACCGGGTCAGCGCGGAGACGACCGTCGATCTGGTCGAACGCCTCTGTGACGGTTACAAACTCCCGGAGCCGACCCGGTTGGCCGACGGGTACGCCGACGACTGCAAGACCGACCTGACGTAG
- a CDS encoding rhomboid family intramembrane serine protease has protein sequence MAQCDVCGQHENLPYQCGRCGGTFCADHRLPENHDCPGLDEWNDPDGVFDSGFDDSVRQDRSGGLRDRLPSFGGSLTGRGGALAYFRGNVAYTLLALMWVAFALQYIVGIFVGDSAMQTLFVLRSDYLLYVWTWVTSIFAHGGLYHIAGNSIVLYFFGPLVERYVGSKRFAALFLVSGVLAGLGFVGTSILLTPSASVSVVGASGAIFAVLGVLTVLNPKLRIYLYFIIPIPLWLFTIGFAAISVLFFLAPSTASSAGQGNVAHLAHLIGLVIGLAYGKHIKRPRNVPDQLTFGGGGGGPGGPGGPGGPGGPGRRR, from the coding sequence ATGGCTCAGTGCGACGTGTGTGGTCAGCACGAGAACTTGCCGTACCAGTGTGGTCGCTGCGGCGGGACGTTCTGTGCGGACCACCGTCTCCCGGAGAACCACGACTGTCCGGGGCTCGACGAGTGGAACGACCCGGACGGGGTCTTCGACAGCGGTTTCGACGACAGCGTCCGGCAGGACCGCTCCGGTGGCCTCCGTGACCGCCTCCCCTCCTTCGGCGGGTCGCTGACCGGCCGAGGCGGTGCCCTCGCTTACTTCCGGGGCAACGTCGCGTACACCCTGCTCGCGCTCATGTGGGTCGCGTTCGCGCTGCAGTATATCGTCGGGATATTCGTCGGCGACAGCGCGATGCAGACCCTCTTCGTCCTCCGCTCTGACTATCTGCTCTACGTCTGGACGTGGGTCACCTCTATCTTCGCCCACGGCGGCCTCTATCACATCGCCGGGAACAGCATCGTGCTGTACTTCTTCGGCCCCCTCGTCGAGCGCTACGTCGGCTCGAAGCGGTTCGCCGCGCTGTTCCTGGTCAGCGGCGTCCTCGCGGGCCTCGGATTCGTGGGGACGAGCATCCTCCTCACCCCGTCGGCCAGCGTGAGCGTCGTCGGCGCCAGCGGCGCCATCTTCGCCGTTCTCGGCGTTCTCACCGTTCTCAACCCCAAGCTTCGCATCTATCTCTACTTCATCATCCCCATCCCGCTCTGGCTGTTCACTATCGGCTTCGCGGCCATCTCGGTGCTGTTTTTCCTCGCGCCGAGTACCGCCTCCTCTGCGGGCCAGGGCAACGTCGCCCACCTCGCTCATCTCATCGGCCTCGTCATCGGCCTCGCGTATGGGAAACACATCAAGCGACCGCGCAACGTCCCGGACCAGTTGACCTTCGGTGGCGGCGGTGGTGGACCGGGCGGTCCGGGCGGCCCTGGCGGACCCGGCGGTCCCGGCCGGAGGCGCTGA
- a CDS encoding DUF5786 family protein produces MGFGSYDESEQQNQAVDTDDDSEGVSVHENEHEGEVSFETEASTDDLLDQLGDIKDDADEE; encoded by the coding sequence ATGGGATTTGGGAGCTACGACGAGTCCGAACAGCAGAACCAGGCGGTTGACACGGACGACGACAGCGAGGGCGTGAGCGTCCACGAGAACGAACACGAAGGCGAAGTCTCCTTCGAGACGGAGGCGTCGACGGACGATCTCCTCGATCAGCTGGGCGACATCAAGGACGACGCCGACGAGGAGTAG
- the proS gene encoding proline--tRNA ligase, whose amino-acid sequence MSDSQELGITESKEHSTGEWYAEVVQKAGLANYGPAGMSGFIITRPRGYALWERIQNELDGRFKATGVQNAYFPMLIPESYLEREKDVVEGFDPEVAWVTHGGYEELDERLAVRPTSESIIAPYLSQWIRSHRDLPLRVNQWCSVVRWEATETKPFFRTKEFLWQEGHTAHASEDDAWDETMTRLDQYEDLYEDVLAIPVLRGKKPEHDKFPGADTTTTVEALMPDGKSVQGATSHYLGQSFAEAFDITYTGVDEEERVAHTTSWGLSWRALGALIMTHSDDQGLVLPPTMAPEQVVVVPIWQEETKEDVLDYAEDVADDLRAAGIRVELDDRDGRNPGFKFNEWELKGVPLRIEIGPNEVADEELTLVHRPDGETTVADREGLVDTVESAFDTVYAKLYAAAEDNLSENVREASDRAEILGTIGQHGGYVKAPWCGDEDCEEEIKDQIAAEIVLVPFEDGADTDPIHEGETCALCDDAAVETAYFAKSY is encoded by the coding sequence ATGAGCGACAGTCAGGAACTCGGTATCACCGAGTCGAAAGAACACAGCACGGGCGAGTGGTACGCCGAAGTCGTCCAGAAGGCCGGACTGGCGAACTACGGCCCGGCGGGCATGAGCGGATTCATCATCACGCGCCCGCGCGGGTATGCGCTCTGGGAGCGTATCCAGAACGAACTCGACGGCCGGTTCAAAGCCACGGGCGTCCAGAACGCTTACTTCCCGATGCTCATTCCGGAGTCGTATCTGGAACGCGAGAAGGACGTGGTCGAGGGGTTCGACCCCGAGGTGGCGTGGGTCACTCACGGCGGCTACGAGGAACTCGACGAGCGCCTCGCCGTCCGCCCGACCAGCGAGAGCATCATCGCACCATATCTGAGCCAGTGGATCCGGAGCCACCGCGACCTGCCCCTGCGCGTGAACCAGTGGTGTAGCGTCGTCCGGTGGGAGGCCACCGAGACCAAGCCCTTCTTCCGCACCAAGGAGTTCCTCTGGCAGGAGGGTCACACCGCCCACGCGAGCGAGGACGACGCGTGGGACGAGACGATGACCCGCCTCGATCAGTACGAGGACCTCTACGAGGACGTGCTGGCTATTCCGGTGCTCCGCGGGAAGAAGCCGGAACACGACAAGTTCCCCGGCGCGGACACCACGACGACGGTGGAGGCGCTGATGCCCGACGGCAAGTCGGTTCAGGGCGCGACCAGCCACTATCTCGGACAGAGTTTCGCCGAGGCGTTCGACATCACCTACACCGGCGTGGACGAGGAAGAGCGGGTGGCCCACACCACGTCGTGGGGGCTCTCTTGGCGCGCACTCGGCGCGCTCATCATGACCCACAGCGACGATCAGGGGCTCGTTCTGCCGCCGACGATGGCGCCCGAACAGGTCGTCGTCGTCCCCATCTGGCAGGAGGAGACCAAAGAGGACGTCCTCGACTACGCCGAGGACGTCGCCGACGACCTCCGCGCGGCGGGTATCCGGGTCGAACTCGACGACCGCGACGGGCGCAATCCCGGCTTCAAGTTCAACGAGTGGGAGCTCAAGGGCGTCCCCCTGCGCATCGAAATCGGTCCCAACGAGGTCGCGGACGAGGAACTGACGCTCGTCCACCGGCCGGACGGCGAGACGACCGTCGCCGACCGCGAGGGACTGGTCGACACCGTCGAATCCGCGTTCGACACGGTGTACGCCAAACTCTACGCCGCCGCCGAGGACAACCTCTCCGAAAACGTCCGCGAGGCGTCGGACCGAGCGGAGATTCTCGGCACTATCGGCCAGCACGGCGGCTACGTGAAGGCGCCGTGGTGCGGTGACGAGGACTGCGAAGAGGAGATCAAGGATCAGATCGCGGCCGAAATCGTGCTCGTACCCTTCGAGGACGGCGCGGACACGGACCCCATCCACGAGGGCGAGACCTGCGCCCTCTGTGACGACGCCGCCGTCGAGACGGCCTACTTCGCGAAGTCGTACTGA
- a CDS encoding HD domain-containing protein gives MGIEITESAVSDEEFADMKQFVSDYLEASVENEDDGGRMRWYPWHSAEYRFNHTLNVVNLATDLAEREGANRDVVRVAALFHDIAKLEAEQDRHADEGARVAREYLRAHGDYPQSFVDEVAGAIRDHSYQGELDDVSLETQCLIEADILDKVGANGTVLMLLRMGYESRTHMDAGEMIDRVIERGHDAADRIESDAAESIAHQRLKRVRWFREWLDAEVPGLDDTDADTDADPA, from the coding sequence GTGGGGATTGAAATAACGGAGTCCGCCGTCTCCGACGAGGAGTTCGCGGACATGAAGCAGTTCGTCTCCGACTATCTCGAGGCCAGCGTCGAGAACGAGGACGACGGTGGTCGGATGCGCTGGTATCCGTGGCACAGCGCCGAATACCGCTTCAACCACACGCTGAACGTCGTGAACCTGGCGACCGACCTCGCGGAGCGAGAGGGCGCCAACCGCGACGTGGTCCGGGTCGCCGCGCTCTTTCACGACATCGCGAAACTCGAAGCCGAACAGGACCGGCACGCGGACGAAGGCGCACGCGTCGCCCGCGAGTACCTCCGCGCCCACGGCGACTACCCACAGTCGTTCGTCGACGAGGTGGCGGGCGCGATCCGGGATCACTCCTATCAGGGCGAACTGGACGATGTCTCGCTGGAGACGCAGTGTCTCATCGAGGCCGACATCCTCGACAAAGTCGGCGCGAACGGCACCGTGTTGATGCTGCTCCGGATGGGCTACGAATCACGAACGCATATGGACGCGGGAGAGATGATCGACCGCGTCATCGAACGCGGACACGACGCCGCCGATCGGATCGAGAGCGACGCCGCCGAGAGCATCGCCCACCAGCGCCTGAAGCGGGTGCGCTGGTTCCGTGAATGGCTCGACGCAGAAGTGCCGGGACTGGACGATACCGACGCGGATACGGACGCGGACCCGGCGTAA
- a CDS encoding inorganic diphosphatase, translating into MVNLWEDLEPGSNPPETITAVVECLKGERNKYEYDKDIPAVVLDRVLHSNVHYPYDYGFIPQSYYDDEDPFDVMVLVEDATFPGCVVEARPIALMKMDDDGEQDDKVIAVPTEDPRFDHLQDLDDIPQQTIDEIDEFFSTYKNLEEGKEVETLGWEDKAAAKGAIEHALDLYDEKFA; encoded by the coding sequence ATGGTGAACCTGTGGGAAGACCTCGAACCCGGTTCGAACCCGCCCGAAACGATCACCGCCGTCGTCGAGTGTCTCAAAGGCGAGCGCAACAAGTACGAGTACGACAAGGACATTCCCGCCGTCGTCCTCGACCGCGTGCTCCACAGCAACGTCCACTACCCGTACGACTACGGGTTCATCCCGCAGTCGTACTACGACGACGAGGACCCCTTCGACGTGATGGTGCTCGTCGAGGACGCCACGTTCCCGGGCTGTGTCGTCGAGGCACGCCCCATCGCCCTCATGAAGATGGACGACGACGGTGAGCAAGACGACAAGGTCATCGCCGTCCCGACCGAGGATCCGCGGTTCGACCACCTCCAGGACCTCGACGACATCCCCCAGCAGACCATCGACGAGATCGACGAGTTCTTCTCGACGTACAAGAACCTCGAGGAAGGAAAGGAAGTCGAGACGCTGGGCTGGGAGGACAAGGCGGCCGCAAAAGGCGCCATCGAACACGCGCTGGATCTCTACGACGAGAAGTTCGCGTAA
- a CDS encoding nicotinamide-nucleotide adenylyltransferase, producing the protein MLRGFYIGRFQPYHSGHHAVVKQIADDIDEVVVGVGSADQSHTERNPFTAGERVMMITKSLRELDATTYVVPIEDLNRNAVWVSHVQSMSPTFDIAYSNNPLVVRLFEEAGVEVRQSPMFDRGELQGAEIRQRMTESGAWRELVPDGVVEVVEECNGVARLGHIAESDVPSGD; encoded by the coding sequence ATGCTCCGAGGGTTCTACATCGGGCGGTTCCAGCCCTACCATTCGGGACACCACGCCGTCGTCAAACAGATCGCGGACGACATCGACGAGGTGGTCGTCGGCGTCGGCAGCGCGGACCAGTCCCACACGGAACGGAACCCGTTTACCGCCGGCGAACGGGTCATGATGATCACGAAATCGCTGCGCGAACTCGACGCGACGACCTACGTCGTCCCCATCGAGGACCTGAACCGCAACGCGGTCTGGGTCAGCCACGTCCAGTCGATGAGTCCGACGTTCGACATCGCGTACTCGAACAACCCGCTTGTGGTCCGTCTGTTCGAAGAGGCGGGCGTCGAAGTGCGCCAGTCGCCCATGTTCGACCGGGGCGAACTCCAGGGGGCCGAAATCCGACAGCGAATGACCGAGAGCGGAGCGTGGCGGGAACTGGTCCCGGATGGCGTCGTCGAGGTAGTCGAAGAGTGCAACGGCGTCGCCCGACTCGGCCACATCGCGGAGTCGGACGTTCCGTCAGGCGACTGA
- a CDS encoding DUF7108 family protein: MSDLPSDLQDEAERLTRLARQSADDAEAAAYERDRDERLAEYGYTARVREADDTLVLHPAEWLEGDTARIERIEDTGRAVEISLSGPGDPDAWSEVDAHNQAVVEDVRERAGEIHAANARAFADFMGNHYARRVETATTDEVREFLTDYYPRNAWPSDEQRDAVAQSLEHVFAVTKTEPPEITAER; this comes from the coding sequence ATGTCTGATCTCCCATCCGATCTGCAGGACGAGGCCGAACGACTGACGAGACTGGCCCGACAGTCCGCCGACGACGCCGAGGCAGCCGCCTACGAGCGTGACCGCGACGAACGACTCGCCGAATACGGCTACACTGCGCGCGTCCGCGAGGCCGACGACACGCTCGTTCTCCACCCTGCGGAGTGGCTGGAGGGCGACACCGCCCGCATCGAGCGCATCGAAGACACTGGCCGGGCGGTCGAGATATCGCTCTCCGGCCCGGGCGACCCCGACGCCTGGAGCGAGGTGGACGCCCACAACCAGGCGGTCGTCGAGGATGTCCGCGAGCGGGCGGGAGAGATCCACGCCGCGAACGCCCGTGCGTTCGCCGATTTCATGGGAAACCACTACGCCCGCCGTGTCGAGACGGCGACGACGGACGAGGTGCGGGAGTTTCTCACCGACTACTACCCCCGCAACGCGTGGCCGAGCGACGAGCAACGCGACGCGGTAGCGCAGTCGCTCGAACACGTCTTCGCCGTCACGAAAACGGAGCCGCCCGAGATTACCGCTGAGCGATGA
- a CDS encoding PadR family transcriptional regulator, which produces MSEAQTVSSDPGIVRDLTAFQHNILVILSEEPMYGLAIKRQLEEYYGTEVNHGRLYPNLDDLVEMDLVEKSELDKRTNQYELTETGQDAVLNRLEWVLSKFVTDDDRADSVRDLIAQR; this is translated from the coding sequence ATGTCAGAGGCACAAACAGTCAGCAGCGATCCCGGTATCGTTCGTGATCTCACCGCCTTCCAGCATAACATCCTCGTCATCCTCTCCGAAGAACCCATGTACGGCCTGGCGATCAAACGCCAGCTCGAGGAGTACTACGGGACCGAGGTGAACCACGGGCGTCTGTACCCCAACCTCGACGATCTCGTCGAGATGGATCTGGTCGAGAAGAGCGAGCTCGACAAGCGGACGAACCAGTACGAGCTGACCGAGACGGGGCAGGACGCCGTGCTCAACCGACTCGAGTGGGTCCTCTCGAAGTTCGTCACCGACGACGACCGCGCCGACTCGGTTCGCGACCTCATCGCTCAGCGGTAA